A stretch of Lathyrus oleraceus cultivar Zhongwan6 chromosome 6, CAAS_Psat_ZW6_1.0, whole genome shotgun sequence DNA encodes these proteins:
- the LOC127092253 gene encoding histone H4, translating to MSGRGKGGKGLGKGGAKRHRKVLRDNIQGITKPAIRRLARRGGVKRISGLIYEETRGVLKIFLENVIRDAVTYTEHARRKTVTAMDVVYALKRQGRTLYGFGG from the coding sequence ATGTCTGGAAGAGGCAAGGGAGGAAAGGGTCTTGGAAAGGGAGGAGCCAAACGTCACCGTAAAGTTCTCAGAGACAACATTCAGGGAATTACAAAGCCCGCCATTCGCCGTCTCGCAAGACGTGGTGGTGTGAAACGTATCAGCGGTTTAATTTATGAAGAAACTCGTGGTGTTCTCAAGATCTTTCTTGAGAACGTGATTCGTGATGCTGTTACATATACCGAGCACGCTCGCCGTAAGACTGTTACTGCGATGGACGTTGTTTACGCGCTCAAGAGACAGGGAAGGACCCTTTACGGCTTCGGCGGTTAG